A stretch of the Acidobacteriota bacterium genome encodes the following:
- a CDS encoding 16S rRNA (uracil(1498)-N(3))-methyltransferase, translating into MRKRDGAPARPPRVLVPDLAEHLARPEEHQKISLKVEEREHVRSRRLRDGDEVVAVDGKGARAGAVLVGGGTAIALLPSKKIFSSSSSSSSSPLPGEPANRVVVALACAEPARIEWAIEKGTECGAAGFVLLDAERSQRAHVAALAKRIPRLVRIAEEATKQCDRTLVPFVEGPRSTGDFLGRVRGERVLVADAGGAALSGPFDGAAIVAIGPEGGFAPPEISLFEENSSLFFSLGPRILRLETAVVVALARLVDRD; encoded by the coding sequence ATGCGTAAGAGGGACGGCGCCCCCGCGCGCCCGCCGCGCGTGCTCGTGCCGGATCTGGCGGAGCACCTCGCAAGGCCCGAAGAGCACCAGAAGATTTCTTTGAAGGTGGAAGAACGGGAGCACGTTCGCTCGAGGCGCCTTCGGGACGGCGACGAGGTCGTCGCGGTCGACGGAAAGGGCGCCCGGGCGGGGGCCGTTCTCGTGGGGGGCGGCACGGCCATTGCCCTATTACCTTCCAAGAAAATCTTCTCTTCCTCCTCCTCCTCTTCCTCTTCTCCTCTCCCCGGCGAGCCTGCGAACCGCGTCGTCGTCGCGCTCGCGTGCGCGGAGCCCGCGCGGATCGAGTGGGCGATCGAGAAGGGGACGGAGTGCGGCGCGGCCGGCTTCGTCCTGCTCGACGCCGAGCGCTCCCAGCGCGCGCATGTCGCGGCTCTCGCGAAGCGCATTCCGCGGCTCGTGCGGATCGCGGAGGAGGCGACGAAGCAGTGCGACCGCACGCTGGTGCCTTTCGTGGAGGGCCCGAGGAGCACCGGAGATTTTCTTGGAAGGGTAAGAGGGGAGAGGGTGCTGGTCGCGGACGCCGGGGGCGCCGCGCTTTCCGGGCCGTTCGACGGGGCCGCCATCGTCGCAATCGGTCCCGAGGGAGGGTTTGCTCCGCCCGAGATTTCACTATTCGAAGAAAACTCTTCTCTTTTCTTTTCGCTCGGGCCCCGCATCCTCCGCCTCGAGACGGCCGTGGTCGTCGCGCTCGCCCGATTGGTCGACCG